The Streptococcus pantholopis genome has a segment encoding these proteins:
- a CDS encoding HAD family hydrolase, which produces MIRAVIFDMDGVLFDTESFYFKRRKKFLSEKGISIDHLEARDFVGGRLDQIWGRILGDLSSDYDTKDLERQYILYKEEHRAPYEQLIFPDTKQVIEKLKQSGIRLALASNSEYGDIFFALDSVGLKNSFDPVLSGSDFTESKPNPAIYNKACDLLGFDKKEIVVVEDSLKGIAAGKAAGLRVFAIRDHLFDLDQSQADFLVDGLSQVQKHIAEENEGG; this is translated from the coding sequence ATGATTAGAGCAGTGATTTTTGATATGGACGGTGTTTTATTTGACACTGAAAGTTTTTACTTTAAGCGCCGAAAGAAATTTTTGTCTGAAAAAGGTATCTCTATTGATCACTTAGAAGCCAGAGACTTTGTCGGCGGCCGGCTGGATCAGATTTGGGGCAGGATATTGGGTGATTTGTCTTCTGACTATGATACAAAAGATCTGGAAAGACAGTATATTTTGTATAAAGAGGAACACAGAGCTCCCTATGAGCAGCTGATTTTTCCCGATACCAAACAGGTGATTGAAAAGCTGAAGCAATCAGGTATCCGTTTAGCCTTAGCATCAAATTCTGAATATGGTGATATATTTTTTGCACTGGACAGTGTAGGGCTAAAAAACAGTTTTGACCCAGTCCTTTCAGGCAGCGATTTTACAGAAAGCAAACCAAATCCAGCTATCTACAATAAAGCTTGTGACTTGCTGGGTTTTGATAAGAAAGAAATTGTTGTAGTGGAGGACAGTTTAAAGGGGATAGCTGCCGGAAAAGCTGCCGGATTGCGTGTGTTTGCGATCCGCGATCATTTATTTGACCTTGATCAGTCACAAGCTGATTTTCTTGTTGATGGCCTGAGCCAAGTACAGAAACATATTGCAGAAGAAAATGAAGGAGGCTGA
- a CDS encoding ATP-grasp domain-containing protein, translated as MTRPMNFVMISPHFPANFETFAHRLHESGFHTLGIADAAYDELSTGLRENLTEYYRVDNMEDYDQVYRAVAYFAHKYGRIDRIESHNEYWLELDAALRTDFNVFGYKNQDMLAIKTKAQMKEIFRQHGLKVARGRVFHTDDEARALAAELGFPVIIKPNSGVGASDTYKLRSPEALEDFFTYKNADVEYIMEEFVEGDIITFDGLTDHDGNIVFYSSLEYSEAVLATVEKDHDMFYYVPRVIADDLIQAGQICVDAFKVKERFFHFEFFRLKETKELIALEVNCRPPGGLTIDMWNYANDFDIFREYANIVRDNIFEAEITRPYNVVYISRKANQNYAHSVNTVVDKFRPNIISVEAVPGIFSKIMGEVGILARTDQMEEMRDIVQFAHAKQ; from the coding sequence ATGACAAGACCAATGAATTTTGTGATGATTTCTCCCCATTTTCCTGCTAATTTCGAGACATTTGCTCATCGGCTGCATGAAAGTGGTTTTCATACACTTGGTATTGCAGATGCTGCTTATGATGAGTTAAGCACCGGTCTCCGGGAAAACCTGACAGAATACTATCGTGTAGATAATATGGAAGATTATGATCAGGTTTATCGTGCAGTAGCATATTTTGCTCATAAATACGGCCGGATTGATCGCATAGAATCACACAATGAATATTGGCTGGAATTGGACGCTGCTTTACGGACGGATTTCAATGTTTTTGGCTATAAAAATCAAGATATGCTGGCCATTAAAACTAAGGCACAGATGAAAGAGATTTTCCGCCAGCATGGGCTGAAGGTTGCCAGAGGCCGAGTATTCCATACAGATGACGAGGCGCGTGCCCTCGCTGCTGAACTGGGTTTTCCTGTTATTATTAAACCCAATTCCGGTGTCGGTGCTTCGGATACCTATAAACTGAGATCTCCCGAAGCCTTAGAAGACTTTTTTACTTATAAAAATGCCGATGTCGAGTATATCATGGAAGAATTCGTTGAAGGCGATATTATAACCTTTGACGGCTTAACAGACCATGATGGCAATATTGTCTTTTATTCCAGTTTGGAATACTCTGAGGCAGTACTGGCAACCGTGGAAAAAGATCATGACATGTTTTACTATGTACCGCGGGTTATTGCTGATGATTTGATTCAAGCCGGTCAAATCTGCGTCGACGCTTTCAAGGTCAAGGAACGTTTCTTCCATTTTGAATTTTTCCGTCTTAAGGAGACCAAGGAGCTGATTGCTCTTGAAGTTAACTGCCGGCCGCCTGGCGGACTGACAATTGATATGTGGAATTATGCTAATGACTTTGATATCTTTAGAGAATATGCCAATATCGTACGGGATAATATTTTTGAAGCTGAAATTACACGTCCTTACAATGTTGTTTATATCTCCCGTAAGGCTAATCAGAATTATGCTCACAGTGTCAATACTGTTGTTGATAAATTCAGGCCTAATATTATCAGCGTAGAGGCAGTACCGGGCATTTTTTCTAAAATTATGGGAGAAGTAGGGATTTTAGCCCGAACCGATCAGATGGAAGAAATGCGCGATATTGTTCAATTTGCACATGCTAAGCAATAA
- the prfB gene encoding peptide chain release factor 2 (programmed frameshift) — MELAEIRQKIAENQEKLTDFRRSLDLERLEEEIALLEHQMTEPDFWEDNKAAQKTSQELSELKSTYETFQNMAELCDETELLLEMLPEDSSLQKELEEKLAELAKIMANYEMTLLLSEPYDHNNAVLEIHPGSGGTEAQDWGDMLLRMYTRFGNANGFTVELLDYQAGDEAGIKSATLAFTGANAYGLLKSEMGVHRLVRISPFDSAKRRHTSFASVEVMPELDDTIEVTIRDDDIKMDTFRSGGAGGQNVNKVSTGVRLTHIPTGLVAASTVDRTQYGNRERAMKLLQAKLYQLEEEKKAQEIDALKGDKKEITWGSQIRSYVFTPYTMVKDHRSGYEIAQVDRVMDGELTGFIDAYLKWRMAD; from the exons GTGGAATTAGCTGAAATTCGTCAAAAAATAGCAGAAAATCAAGAGAAGTTGACTGACTTCAGGAGGTCTCTT GACTTAGAGCGATTGGAAGAAGAGATTGCCCTTCTTGAACATCAAATGACTGAACCGGATTTTTGGGAGGACAATAAAGCTGCTCAGAAAACATCGCAGGAACTCAGTGAGCTGAAATCAACCTATGAAACCTTTCAAAATATGGCCGAGCTGTGTGATGAAACAGAGCTCCTTCTGGAAATGCTTCCGGAGGATTCGTCTTTGCAAAAGGAATTAGAGGAAAAACTGGCTGAGCTGGCTAAAATCATGGCTAATTATGAGATGACTCTGCTTTTATCAGAGCCTTACGACCATAATAATGCTGTTTTAGAGATTCACCCGGGTTCAGGCGGGACTGAGGCCCAAGATTGGGGAGATATGCTTTTGCGTATGTATACCCGTTTTGGTAATGCTAATGGTTTCACGGTTGAGCTTTTAGATTATCAGGCTGGCGATGAGGCCGGCATTAAGTCAGCCACTTTAGCTTTTACTGGAGCTAATGCTTACGGACTTTTGAAGTCAGAAATGGGCGTGCACCGATTGGTGCGCATCTCTCCTTTTGATTCTGCAAAACGCCGTCATACTTCTTTTGCGTCAGTTGAAGTGATGCCTGAGCTCGATGATACTATCGAGGTAACCATCCGAGACGATGATATCAAGATGGATACTTTTCGTTCCGGCGGTGCCGGCGGTCAAAATGTTAATAAGGTTTCCACCGGTGTCCGTCTGACCCATATCCCGACAGGGCTTGTGGCGGCATCAACAGTTGACCGTACTCAGTACGGTAACCGTGAACGAGCGATGAAACTTCTTCAGGCTAAGCTTTATCAGCTGGAAGAAGAAAAAAAAGCACAGGAGATCGATGCCCTCAAAGGAGATAAAAAAGAGATTACCTGGGGCAGTCAGATTCGTTCTTATGTCTTTACGCCTTATACAATGGTCAAAGACCATCGAAGTGGATATGAAATCGCTCAGGTTGACCGAGTGATGGACGGTGAACTGACAGGCTTTATTGATGCTTATCTCAAGTGGCGAATGGCTGATTAG
- the queG gene encoding tRNA epoxyqueuosine(34) reductase QueG, whose amino-acid sequence MDIKGEIKKLAADIGISKIGFAKADNFAYLEKSLRLAVEEKRNSGFEHKVIEDRLDPKRSLASAKTIIAIAVAYPHKLPSKPPKTQYRRGKISPNSWGTDYHHVLQEKLNQLAAGIEALCADFPLEHKAMVDTGALVDTAVARRAGIGFIGKNGLVISKEFGSYMYLGELITNLDLEPDQPVDYGCGDCRRCLDACPTSCLLGDGTMNARRCLSFQTQDKGMMDLEFRKKIKTVIYGCDICQICCPYNKGIMNPPASAIDPDLAMPELQPFLDLSNKSFKEKFGQLAAAWRGKNILQRNAIIALANIHDKSALVKLMEIIDKNNNPIHTATAIWAIGEIVREPDAALLDFLHQLNLKEADSQKELALVFAKWQK is encoded by the coding sequence ATGGATATCAAAGGAGAAATAAAAAAACTGGCTGCCGATATCGGCATTTCAAAAATCGGCTTTGCAAAAGCGGATAATTTCGCTTATCTAGAAAAGTCTCTGCGACTGGCTGTTGAAGAGAAGCGAAATTCAGGCTTTGAACATAAAGTAATCGAAGACCGTCTTGATCCCAAACGTTCACTTGCTTCTGCCAAGACGATTATCGCTATTGCTGTCGCCTATCCGCATAAACTGCCGTCTAAACCGCCTAAGACTCAGTACCGACGCGGGAAAATATCCCCAAATTCCTGGGGCACAGACTACCATCATGTTTTACAGGAGAAGTTAAATCAGCTGGCTGCAGGTATCGAGGCGCTCTGTGCAGATTTTCCTTTGGAACACAAAGCCATGGTGGATACAGGAGCTTTAGTTGATACAGCAGTCGCCAGACGAGCAGGAATCGGTTTTATCGGTAAAAATGGTTTGGTCATTTCGAAAGAATTCGGTTCCTATATGTATTTAGGAGAATTGATTACAAATTTAGATCTTGAACCCGACCAGCCGGTTGATTATGGCTGCGGTGACTGCAGACGCTGTCTGGATGCCTGCCCAACTTCCTGCTTGCTTGGCGATGGGACTATGAATGCTAGACGCTGCTTGTCTTTTCAGACACAGGACAAAGGCATGATGGATTTGGAATTTCGTAAAAAAATCAAGACGGTTATTTACGGCTGTGATATCTGCCAAATCTGCTGTCCCTATAATAAAGGGATTATGAATCCACCTGCCAGTGCTATTGACCCAGACTTGGCTATGCCTGAGCTGCAGCCTTTTCTGGATTTAAGCAACAAGTCTTTTAAAGAAAAATTCGGTCAGCTTGCTGCAGCCTGGCGGGGCAAGAATATTCTGCAGCGCAATGCGATTATCGCCTTAGCCAATATTCACGATAAAAGTGCTCTGGTTAAGCTGATGGAAATTATTGATAAAAACAATAATCCTATTCATACAGCAACAGCTATTTGGGCCATAGGAGAGATTGTCAGAGAACCAGATGCTGCACTGCTGGATTTTTTGCATCAGCTGAATCTTAAAGAAGCAGACAGTCAAAAAGAATTGGCTTTAGTATTTGCAAAATGGCAAAAGTAA
- the ftsX gene encoding permease-like cell division protein FtsX, with translation MIRNFFHHLWESMKSLKRNFWMTLASVSSVTITLTLLGIFGAVLLNTERLASGIENNIQINTYLHVDSTDNSETTTDPAGQPVANENFHKVYDQIAALSGVKSITFSSKDEQLKQLQDTYGDDWSLFDGDSNPLQDVYIVEAADPEDVKTLADSISGIEGVESVDYGGSDSDQLFRFANLIRTWGLIGTGLLVFVAVFLISNTIRITIISRRRDIEIMRLVGAKNSYIRGPFFFEGAWVGFLGAIIPSLIVYILYLYVYRAFSPSLELQSLSLYDPGFFIPSLIGVLFLIGIVIGSIGSLLSMRRYLKF, from the coding sequence ATGATTAGAAATTTTTTCCATCATTTGTGGGAATCTATGAAAAGTTTGAAGCGTAATTTTTGGATGACACTGGCTTCTGTCAGTTCAGTGACGATTACGCTGACCTTGCTGGGGATTTTCGGTGCAGTCCTGCTCAACACTGAACGTTTGGCAAGCGGGATTGAAAATAATATTCAAATCAATACTTACCTGCACGTTGATTCAACAGATAATTCTGAAACAACAACTGATCCTGCCGGCCAGCCAGTTGCTAATGAAAATTTCCATAAGGTCTACGACCAGATTGCGGCCTTGTCAGGGGTTAAGTCCATCACCTTTTCCAGCAAGGATGAGCAGCTGAAGCAGCTTCAGGACACATATGGCGATGACTGGTCGCTTTTTGATGGCGATTCTAACCCTCTGCAGGATGTCTATATTGTTGAAGCGGCTGATCCAGAGGATGTTAAAACCTTGGCAGACAGCATCAGTGGGATTGAAGGCGTAGAATCTGTTGATTATGGCGGTTCTGACTCGGATCAGCTTTTCAGATTTGCCAACCTCATTCGGACTTGGGGCCTTATCGGTACAGGTTTGCTCGTTTTTGTAGCTGTCTTTTTGATTTCAAATACAATTCGGATTACCATTATTTCAAGGCGCCGTGATATCGAAATTATGCGTCTGGTTGGTGCTAAAAATTCCTATATTCGCGGTCCTTTCTTTTTTGAAGGTGCTTGGGTAGGGTTTCTAGGTGCAATCATTCCTTCCCTGATTGTTTACATCCTTTATTTATATGTGTACAGAGCCTTTAGTCCAAGTTTGGAGCTGCAGAGCCTCTCGCTGTACGATCCCGGCTTTTTCATTCCGTCCTTAATTGGCGTTCTGTTTCTTATCGGTATTGTAATCGGTTCAATAGGTTCACTGCTCTCAATGCGCCGTTATTTGAAATTCTAA
- a CDS encoding MBL fold metallo-hydrolase, whose protein sequence is MEVYKLLNPVARENTYILCNEQALILVDPGSKGSAIIERIKTLKKPLAAILLTHTHYDHIMSLDLVRDAFGSPPVYVSEKEADWLDSPKDNLSGLERHQDMADITARPAEHYFTYQIPYHIAGFHFTVVETPGHSAGGVSFIFPDDELVLTGDALFKETIGRTDLPTGDLELLISSIKQKLFTLPNHYKVYPGHGMNTTIAHEKNFNPFLQ, encoded by the coding sequence ATGGAAGTTTATAAATTACTAAATCCGGTTGCTCGTGAAAACACCTATATTCTCTGCAATGAGCAGGCCCTTATCCTAGTTGATCCCGGAAGCAAGGGCAGTGCGATTATTGAGCGAATCAAGACCTTAAAAAAGCCCCTTGCTGCTATCCTTTTAACCCATACGCATTATGATCATATTATGAGTCTGGACCTTGTGCGTGATGCTTTCGGCAGCCCGCCGGTTTATGTTTCAGAAAAAGAGGCCGACTGGCTGGACTCCCCTAAAGACAATCTTTCAGGTCTTGAACGGCATCAAGATATGGCAGATATCACTGCGCGGCCTGCAGAGCATTATTTTACTTATCAAATTCCCTATCATATTGCCGGTTTTCACTTTACCGTTGTTGAAACGCCGGGCCATTCTGCCGGAGGGGTCTCCTTTATTTTCCCTGACGATGAACTGGTTCTGACAGGAGACGCACTCTTTAAGGAAACTATCGGACGGACCGATTTGCCGACCGGTGATTTGGAGTTGCTGATCTCCAGTATTAAGCAGAAACTTTTCACTCTGCCCAATCACTATAAAGTCTATCCCGGCCATGGAATGAATACCACCATTGCTCATGAAAAAAATTTCAACCCTTTTTTACAGTAA
- the ftsE gene encoding cell division ATP-binding protein FtsE: MALIEMNGVSKKYHRSTTALRDITISVDQGEFVYLVGPSGAGKSTFIRLLYREEAHTKGTLKVGKFNLDKIKKREIPMLRRSIGVVFQDYKLLPAKTVYENVAYAMQVIGAKKRDIHRRVTEVLDLVGLKHKMRSFPDQLSGGEQQRVAIARAIVNNPKVLIADEPTGNLDPEIAWEIMQLLERINVQGTTVLMATHNSQIVNSLRHRVVAIEDGRVVRDEEEGEYGYDD; this comes from the coding sequence ATGGCTTTAATTGAAATGAACGGTGTCAGCAAAAAGTACCACCGTTCAACCACTGCCCTGAGAGATATTACCATTTCGGTGGATCAGGGAGAATTTGTCTATCTTGTCGGTCCATCAGGAGCTGGGAAATCGACGTTTATCAGACTGCTTTACCGGGAGGAAGCGCATACTAAAGGAACGCTCAAGGTTGGCAAGTTTAATCTGGATAAAATAAAGAAAAGGGAAATTCCTATGCTGCGCCGCAGTATTGGAGTTGTTTTCCAAGATTATAAGCTGCTTCCGGCTAAAACGGTCTATGAAAATGTTGCTTATGCGATGCAGGTTATCGGTGCCAAAAAACGTGACATTCACAGACGCGTTACAGAGGTTCTTGATTTAGTCGGATTGAAACACAAGATGCGTTCTTTCCCCGATCAGCTGTCAGGCGGTGAGCAGCAGCGTGTCGCTATTGCCCGGGCAATTGTCAATAACCCTAAAGTACTGATTGCCGATGAACCGACAGGAAACCTTGACCCTGAAATTGCTTGGGAAATTATGCAGCTTCTGGAGCGGATTAATGTCCAAGGAACGACTGTCTTAATGGCAACTCATAACAGCCAAATTGTTAACTCACTTCGCCATCGCGTTGTCGCAATTGAAGATGGTCGTGTGGTACGTGATGAAGAGGAAGGAGAATACGGTTACGATGATTAG